A single window of Leptospira wolffii serovar Khorat str. Khorat-H2 DNA harbors:
- a CDS encoding ABC-F family ATP-binding cassette domain-containing protein translates to MLQFIDIKHRFGSSTLFEKFSWHIKPGSKIALVGPNGSGKSTLFRMATGELAPEEGLVSRSKHAEISLFQQIPDFDFEAKVIDTALSKHKHYNEYVKRSEEIREKMNLTDHDSPAFNDLLEEQSALEEYAFTYGVHELEAKARKIIGGLGFSNEQMEKKVKEFSPGYQHRLGLAIAILNPGNLLLLDEPTNHLDHASKDWLAEYLRGTNRSFVLVTHDPEFLNATSDTIAELNPSGVLEFKGTLEEYFEHKNELLDKLRVQFKKEEAYLKQRTEWIERFRSKATKAKAVQSVIKRLEKREKVDAPEESFWNSKTDYQFNFTPSGNLSFRIEGGEFHYEGKEKKIFENAELHVSTGDKIAVIGPNGAGKSTFLRCLLGIHKLTKGTVTFGPKTKIGYFSQNHHEDLDPDKTLLETVLSVYPDLPDVEARKLLGYFSFSDDRVFKKVGLLSGGEQSRLRLALLVRFSSNTLFLDEPTNHLDLVVRDNLKRALQAYPGAVLVISHDPDFLKDLCTRTVSVSGGKIRDLNSSFSDYLRFPPEDLQAEGEIRSSSELNQKDSQKDKSRSQKNSDKNRLKKIQKDIEQIEGKIALLEKNKANSEELLADPEFYKKRSYQMELDTYNETKAEISRLTENWEKLQLEMEELSSAV, encoded by the coding sequence ATGCTACAATTTATCGATATAAAGCACCGGTTCGGTAGCTCCACCCTTTTCGAAAAATTCTCCTGGCATATCAAACCGGGATCCAAAATCGCTCTCGTAGGACCGAACGGTTCCGGTAAGTCCACGTTGTTCCGTATGGCAACCGGCGAGTTAGCTCCTGAAGAAGGTTTGGTCAGCAGATCCAAACATGCGGAGATTTCGCTCTTCCAACAGATTCCGGATTTCGATTTCGAAGCCAAGGTGATCGATACCGCCTTATCCAAACATAAACATTATAACGAATATGTAAAACGTTCCGAAGAAATTCGGGAAAAGATGAATCTTACGGATCACGATTCTCCCGCCTTCAACGACCTGTTGGAAGAGCAAAGCGCCCTGGAAGAATACGCCTTTACCTACGGAGTACACGAATTAGAAGCCAAGGCCCGCAAAATCATCGGCGGATTAGGCTTCTCTAACGAACAGATGGAAAAAAAGGTAAAGGAATTTTCTCCGGGATACCAACACAGGTTAGGACTCGCGATAGCCATCCTAAACCCGGGAAACCTTCTTCTCTTGGACGAACCCACAAATCACTTGGATCATGCGTCCAAAGATTGGCTGGCGGAATATTTACGCGGTACGAATCGTTCCTTCGTACTCGTTACTCACGATCCGGAATTTTTGAATGCGACCTCGGACACCATCGCGGAACTGAATCCTTCCGGAGTACTCGAATTCAAAGGAACCTTAGAGGAATATTTCGAACATAAGAACGAACTACTGGATAAATTACGCGTTCAATTCAAAAAAGAAGAGGCTTATCTCAAACAGAGAACCGAATGGATAGAACGTTTCCGATCCAAGGCTACAAAGGCGAAAGCGGTCCAAAGCGTCATCAAGAGATTGGAGAAAAGGGAGAAAGTCGATGCTCCGGAAGAGTCCTTTTGGAATTCCAAAACGGATTATCAATTCAACTTTACCCCCAGCGGTAATCTATCTTTCCGAATCGAAGGAGGAGAATTCCACTACGAAGGAAAGGAGAAGAAAATCTTCGAAAACGCCGAGTTGCATGTTTCCACAGGCGATAAGATCGCGGTCATCGGCCCCAACGGAGCGGGAAAATCTACTTTCCTCAGATGTTTATTAGGAATTCATAAATTAACTAAAGGAACCGTCACATTCGGACCCAAAACCAAGATCGGTTATTTTTCACAGAACCATCATGAAGATCTGGATCCCGATAAGACCCTATTGGAAACGGTTCTCTCCGTTTATCCGGATCTCCCGGATGTGGAAGCGCGCAAACTCCTAGGTTATTTTTCCTTTAGCGACGACCGGGTATTCAAAAAAGTAGGATTGCTTTCCGGTGGCGAGCAAAGTCGTCTCAGACTCGCTTTGCTTGTAAGATTCTCCTCAAATACTCTATTCCTGGACGAGCCCACGAATCATTTGGACTTGGTGGTTCGGGACAATCTGAAAAGGGCACTGCAAGCTTATCCCGGCGCGGTATTGGTCATCTCTCACGATCCGGATTTCCTGAAGGATCTTTGCACTCGAACCGTTTCCGTTTCCGGCGGAAAGATCCGAGACCTGAATTCCAGCTTTTCCGATTATCTTAGATTTCCCCCGGAAGATCTCCAGGCGGAGGGAGAAATTCGGAGCTCGAGCGAGCTAAATCAAAAAGATTCTCAGAAAGACAAGAGTCGGTCCCAAAAGAATTCGGATAAGAATCGCCTGAAGAAAATCCAAAAGGATATCGAGCAAATCGAAGGGAAAATCGCCCTGCTTGAAAAAAATAAAGCGAATTCGGAAGAGCTGTTAGCCGATCCGGAATTCTATAAAAAGCGCAGTTATCAGATGGAATTGGACACTTATAACGAGACAAAGGCGGAGATTTCCCGCCTCACCGAAAATTGGGAAAAGCTCCAATTGGAGATGGAAGAACTTTCTTCTGCTGTCTAA
- a CDS encoding DoxX family protein produces MLYHFFQTSSGYAPLFLRLALAVSIFPHGAQKALGWFDGAGYQAAMEYFTQTLGVPHFLGVLVIVFEFVGTLGLVLGFLTRFWALGLAVTLTVAGFTHIEFGFFMNWFGDKGGEGFEYHILAVGMSLSLLIFGAGSFSIDKKLGEWSV; encoded by the coding sequence ATGCTGTATCATTTTTTTCAGACTTCTTCGGGGTATGCGCCTCTGTTTCTTAGATTAGCCTTGGCCGTATCCATTTTCCCTCACGGGGCTCAAAAGGCCTTGGGATGGTTCGACGGGGCCGGCTACCAGGCAGCCATGGAATATTTTACCCAGACCTTAGGTGTCCCTCATTTCTTAGGAGTCCTCGTAATCGTATTCGAATTTGTAGGAACTCTCGGACTGGTTCTCGGATTCTTGACCCGCTTTTGGGCCCTAGGACTTGCGGTTACTTTAACCGTCGCCGGTTTTACTCATATTGAATTCGGATTCTTTATGAATTGGTTCGGCGATAAGGGAGGAGAAGGTTTCGAATACCACATACTCGCAGTCGGCATGAGTCTTTCTCTTTTGATTTTCGGGGCAGGGTCCTTCTCTATCGATAAGAAATTAGGAGAATGGTCCGTATAG
- a CDS encoding FecR domain-containing protein, with the protein MDRMNPEFQTFVEVLKNIQPISKAPDFDPNWIGKSPRLTVEANIMQSPTQNNVVELKSKNKVWFLAAAAVLIVGIGIGSYFTVFKKETPAPVAEGVLLKAAVVFVIGDVKTHKDAPTQLHLGDILSEGDRIVTGKGGAVDIGLTDSSVIRLKENSELILKGLRQTDSSQVRLSLVSGKILNLVEKEKKNSNYFVDTPTVVAAVRGTSFEVNASSTESSVFVVEGSVEVTPLVRDKTQKVLNGGGLIVVTTDESQVSEDAARTKKSLPEYGEMRKNLGGLDKEVLETTQNLKTAKTEQELEELYDKSIERIIMKDGRELRGVVVSQKKGKLIVQTLKGSYILDENSVDKIVY; encoded by the coding sequence ATGGATAGAATGAACCCTGAATTTCAAACATTCGTAGAAGTCCTGAAAAATATCCAACCGATCTCTAAGGCTCCTGATTTCGATCCTAACTGGATCGGCAAGTCTCCCCGCTTAACAGTGGAGGCAAATATCATGCAATCTCCTACACAAAACAATGTAGTGGAATTAAAGTCCAAAAACAAAGTTTGGTTTTTGGCCGCTGCGGCGGTCTTGATCGTCGGGATCGGAATCGGCTCTTACTTTACGGTTTTCAAGAAAGAAACTCCGGCTCCAGTAGCAGAGGGAGTTCTTCTAAAAGCGGCGGTCGTCTTTGTGATCGGGGACGTTAAGACTCATAAGGACGCTCCGACTCAATTACATTTAGGTGATATACTTTCGGAAGGTGATAGAATCGTCACCGGAAAAGGCGGTGCGGTGGACATCGGACTCACCGATTCCAGTGTAATTCGCTTAAAGGAAAATTCCGAACTGATTCTAAAAGGTTTGAGACAAACCGATTCCTCCCAAGTAAGACTGTCCCTTGTTTCGGGAAAAATTCTGAACTTGGTCGAGAAGGAAAAGAAGAACTCCAACTATTTCGTAGACACCCCCACAGTCGTAGCTGCGGTTAGAGGAACATCCTTCGAAGTGAACGCCTCTTCTACCGAATCATCGGTCTTCGTTGTGGAAGGATCCGTCGAAGTTACTCCTCTCGTTCGCGATAAAACTCAAAAAGTGCTGAACGGCGGAGGACTGATCGTGGTCACCACCGATGAATCTCAAGTATCCGAAGATGCCGCTAGAACCAAAAAATCTCTTCCGGAATACGGAGAGATGCGTAAGAACTTGGGCGGACTGGATAAGGAAGTTCTCGAAACCACTCAAAACTTAAAAACCGCTAAGACAGAACAAGAGCTCGAAGAACTCTACGATAAAAGCATCGAACGTATCATAATGAAGGACGGTCGTGAGTTAAGAGGCGTTGTGGTTTCCCAAAAGAAAGGAAAACTAATCGTCCAAACATTGAAAGGGTCCTATATCCTGGACGAGAATTCAGTGGATAAGATCGTCTACTGA
- a CDS encoding RNA polymerase sigma factor, giving the protein MSETLFFEKLYNKNKDHLFSFIRRSIRDESTALDLLQDTFLNFFKHYTGKDIPDEQISRMILFRIARNLMINHGKSYYQKNVSLVGEESSVVFGSKAQGPEGQVLDDIEAQNLGKMLSELLSTLPEEQRTAIDLRYSQNCKLEEIAQVLDLSVSGVSRLLERAEKHLLQEGKRKGFQPSSFLKS; this is encoded by the coding sequence GTGTCCGAGACCTTGTTTTTCGAAAAACTATACAATAAAAATAAGGACCACTTGTTTTCATTTATTCGCCGTTCGATCCGGGACGAATCGACTGCATTGGACCTCCTACAGGATACATTTTTAAACTTCTTTAAGCACTATACCGGCAAGGATATCCCGGACGAACAAATATCCCGGATGATCCTATTCCGCATCGCCCGAAACCTGATGATCAATCATGGCAAGTCCTACTACCAAAAGAACGTCTCCCTCGTCGGCGAAGAAAGCTCAGTAGTATTCGGATCCAAAGCGCAAGGACCCGAGGGCCAGGTCTTGGATGATATCGAAGCCCAAAATCTGGGAAAAATGCTAAGCGAATTATTAAGCACCCTACCGGAAGAGCAGAGAACGGCAATCGACCTGAGGTATTCCCAGAATTGCAAACTGGAAGAAATCGCTCAGGTATTGGATCTTTCCGTTTCAGGCGTTTCTAGATTATTGGAAAGAGCCGAAAAGCATCTCCTCCAGGAAGGTAAAAGGAAGGGGTTTCAACCTTCTTCTTTTTTGAAATCTTAA
- a CDS encoding LA_0442/LA_0875 N-terminal domain-containing protein, with translation MAYRWLLTLCLVLFTSNLLASSLTLKNGKVLQGKVVNQTRTEVQIEVDGKVLTIPKTDIVELNLKDTPKQEPKKEPVKEKAKEEPVKQPEEPIGSKWYNKPRWSYSIRSAVVPGWGFWKADRKYLAIGTFILFAGAAYSTAHTQSAFNSAKNAYEQGATNYFAYALSDPVLSSPSNTTQRLVLAFLVNKGPYNHYQGLAGEGNNYQYVLGLVYGLQVLYSYYLGTKAEQAAGISEGPNSGFKFSVAPSYQPMIIGGNGLGWNGEVRYDVRF, from the coding sequence ATGGCCTACCGCTGGCTTTTAACACTCTGTCTCGTATTATTCACTTCGAACCTATTGGCTTCTAGCCTAACCCTGAAAAATGGAAAAGTTTTACAAGGAAAGGTCGTCAATCAGACCAGAACGGAAGTACAGATCGAAGTGGACGGTAAGGTTCTAACGATTCCAAAGACGGATATCGTGGAGTTGAATCTCAAGGATACCCCTAAACAGGAACCCAAGAAAGAACCGGTTAAGGAAAAAGCTAAGGAAGAACCGGTAAAGCAACCGGAAGAGCCGATCGGTTCGAAATGGTATAATAAGCCTCGTTGGAGTTATTCCATTCGTTCCGCCGTTGTACCGGGTTGGGGATTCTGGAAAGCCGACAGGAAATATCTTGCAATCGGGACGTTTATTCTATTTGCAGGAGCGGCATATTCCACCGCGCATACTCAAAGTGCCTTTAACTCCGCAAAGAACGCATACGAACAGGGAGCGACTAATTATTTCGCTTATGCGTTGAGCGATCCCGTTCTGTCTAGCCCGAGCAATACTACTCAAAGGTTGGTTCTTGCTTTTCTCGTAAATAAAGGCCCTTATAATCATTACCAGGGTCTCGCCGGAGAAGGAAATAACTATCAGTACGTTCTCGGACTGGTTTACGGCCTACAAGTATTATATTCTTATTATTTAGGAACGAAGGCTGAGCAAGCCGCCGGAATTTCGGAAGGACCTAATTCCGGATTTAAATTTAGCGTAGCCCCGTCCTACCAGCCTATGATCATAGGTGGAAACGGTTTGGGATGGAACGGAGAAGTTAGATACGACGTCCGGTTCTGA
- a CDS encoding DUF1554 domain-containing protein → MNKRMREENMVFYRSQLTFCLFLLYSVFLSACNSAKSVDLDGSKSPVSALVMQDPSIVLGGSPIALQQMDANGGLTTTPPTIPEGVRVGTNTITFELANALDAQKGETVTFNFATNNTSSIPILYINGAPPTNNSFTFDPAKQANVVTISFYLIDADCIEQDYVLIATDTITNVPQYFTLKTTDTEKCAFVATNGGKGWPGNFAFDGKLSDAAIDIADAACNNSSDKPGTFPSSATYKAVISVSAAANRSASKLRGLQFSGTWPLAVSTTYYFGRNNVKLFTTDSSGIYGFNPALTQALGSGTLWTGLNSSWGSGTVTVSECAALNGQSSAASWSDTAGTSITGYYGDLSALDVNLISKQLGIGPAAGPSVSLCSLKRNFLCVAQ, encoded by the coding sequence ATGAATAAGCGAATGAGGGAGGAAAACATGGTTTTCTATCGTTCCCAACTGACTTTTTGCCTCTTCCTTTTATATTCTGTCTTTTTGTCCGCCTGCAATAGCGCAAAAAGCGTGGATTTAGACGGTAGCAAGAGCCCCGTCTCCGCTCTCGTAATGCAAGACCCTAGCATTGTACTCGGAGGTTCTCCCATCGCTTTACAGCAAATGGATGCGAACGGAGGTCTTACCACTACGCCCCCTACGATCCCGGAAGGAGTTCGCGTAGGAACAAATACGATTACATTTGAACTGGCAAATGCTTTGGATGCTCAAAAAGGTGAGACTGTCACATTCAATTTCGCGACTAATAATACGAGCTCCATTCCCATACTGTATATAAACGGAGCGCCTCCCACCAATAATAGTTTTACCTTTGATCCGGCGAAGCAGGCGAACGTAGTTACGATTTCCTTCTATTTAATCGATGCGGATTGTATCGAACAGGACTACGTGTTAATCGCGACCGACACGATCACGAATGTGCCTCAATATTTTACTCTTAAGACCACAGACACCGAAAAATGTGCGTTTGTAGCGACTAACGGAGGAAAAGGTTGGCCGGGCAATTTCGCTTTTGACGGAAAATTAAGCGACGCAGCTATCGATATCGCCGACGCCGCCTGCAATAATTCGAGCGACAAGCCAGGAACTTTTCCGAGCTCCGCGACATATAAAGCCGTAATCAGTGTGAGCGCGGCCGCCAACCGTTCCGCTTCTAAATTAAGAGGTTTGCAATTCTCCGGAACCTGGCCGTTGGCGGTATCTACGACCTACTATTTCGGCAGAAATAACGTAAAATTATTCACGACCGATTCTTCCGGTATTTACGGATTTAATCCCGCATTGACTCAAGCCTTGGGTAGCGGAACATTATGGACCGGACTGAATTCATCCTGGGGATCCGGAACTGTAACCGTAAGTGAATGCGCCGCTCTAAACGGCCAAAGCAGTGCGGCATCTTGGAGCGATACCGCCGGAACCTCCATCACCGGTTATTACGGGGATCTTTCCGCTTTGGATGTAAATCTGATCTCCAAGCAATTGGGAATAGGACCTGCGGCAGGCCCGAGCGTTTCTCTTTGTTCGCTAAAACGCAATTTTCTATGCGTAGCTCAATAA
- a CDS encoding DUF1554 domain-containing protein produces MEGRSFYLYIAILVSILLVGCNTANSTALDASKPNSLGGILNINLSLLLGPTYPIQVQGDAGSVYVPTVYENSEMEFTLILTNPLSQSGQKAEFVFYPSSPLISISGHDANGFYKDYFSYDEQKSGIYMLIDFAQDEDCIKQDYFIIAVDTVSNIPQWIRLHTTDEDKCTFVATNGGWGYSGSFANNYINNSLGGAVEAADAICASNIPAAMNVNSPTFKAMIVVSSAPNGAATRTLSTNWVFSAPYTAIRYFGRGGYTKIFDLAYQGTHPDFANENHLENSFGGAGTIWTGFSDSNWGIGTPSQTQCAGGAGQFAYSWYSASALTGSYGLLNEIYYQAIAKFSTTSTGLDLQSCNTSRYLLCVEQ; encoded by the coding sequence ATGGAAGGAAGATCGTTTTATTTATATATTGCAATTTTAGTATCTATCCTCCTTGTCGGATGTAATACCGCCAATAGCACAGCATTAGATGCAAGTAAGCCGAACAGTCTCGGCGGAATTCTCAACATAAATCTATCGCTTCTCTTAGGACCTACTTATCCTATCCAAGTCCAAGGAGACGCAGGCTCCGTTTACGTACCCACGGTATACGAAAACTCGGAGATGGAATTTACCTTAATTCTCACGAATCCTTTATCGCAATCCGGCCAAAAAGCGGAGTTCGTTTTCTATCCAAGCTCTCCCTTGATCTCCATTTCCGGACATGATGCCAACGGATTCTATAAGGATTATTTTTCTTACGATGAGCAAAAAAGCGGTATCTATATGTTGATCGACTTCGCTCAGGATGAGGACTGCATCAAACAGGATTATTTTATCATTGCGGTCGATACCGTTTCCAATATTCCCCAATGGATTCGGCTCCATACCACGGATGAGGATAAATGTACGTTCGTAGCCACGAACGGCGGATGGGGATACAGCGGATCTTTCGCAAATAATTATATCAATAATTCCTTGGGTGGCGCGGTGGAAGCTGCGGATGCAATCTGCGCGTCCAATATTCCCGCCGCTATGAACGTAAATTCTCCCACGTTTAAAGCGATGATCGTAGTTTCCAGTGCGCCTAACGGAGCTGCGACTCGTACTCTTTCCACCAATTGGGTCTTTAGCGCGCCTTATACCGCTATTCGATATTTCGGCCGAGGCGGATACACGAAAATCTTCGATCTAGCCTACCAGGGAACACATCCGGATTTTGCCAACGAGAACCACTTAGAAAATAGTTTCGGGGGAGCGGGAACCATTTGGACCGGATTCTCCGACAGCAACTGGGGGATAGGAACTCCTTCTCAAACCCAATGTGCCGGCGGAGCGGGACAATTCGCTTATTCTTGGTATAGCGCCAGCGCATTAACCGGAAGCTATGGGTTATTAAACGAAATCTATTATCAGGCGATCGCCAAATTTAGTACGACTTCGACGGGTCTGGACTTGCAATCTTGTAACACATCTCGTTACTTACTTTGTGTGGAACAGTAG
- a CDS encoding DUF1554 domain-containing protein — MKYISRLFRRIILSEILLLSIFLSSCNDAKPVNIDASGSATGFLLSIELPGSGGETLPEGFPSPSVNSFYDAGNSYIDLNFPGTFSSDETFTMSFENVTTVQTPAFVGYDNFTLLQGETVKNIGFALGSDDDNCLDRPGDRFSVRIRRTSTGDEHSYTFTVLDGDYCVFESAPTAAPNLGGLTQMDATCEQLAIQKGLPRVPVKYKAMVAAVSASQGNRNPGEALSSTSFFRSGKKYVRQQADGSWVKIFQNSGSWPPNTWTPGVNFDNPFSETSNGYWTGMNSGWGSQTFESCMNPEGSESWKPSTTSTDSGAIGAPSISPNDAARANIQTCSSATESPSTFICVYSP; from the coding sequence ATGAAGTATATATCACGTCTATTTCGAAGAATTATCTTATCCGAAATCCTTCTACTTTCGATATTTTTGTCTTCTTGTAACGACGCCAAACCGGTAAACATAGATGCAAGCGGTAGTGCTACCGGATTTCTTTTGTCGATCGAGCTTCCCGGTTCGGGGGGTGAGACTCTTCCCGAAGGTTTTCCTAGTCCTTCCGTGAATTCCTTTTACGACGCGGGAAATAGCTATATCGATTTGAATTTTCCCGGCACATTTTCTTCCGACGAAACTTTTACGATGAGTTTCGAAAACGTAACTACGGTCCAGACTCCCGCCTTCGTAGGATACGATAACTTCACATTACTCCAAGGAGAAACTGTGAAGAATATCGGCTTTGCTCTGGGTTCCGACGACGATAATTGTTTGGATCGTCCGGGAGACAGATTTTCGGTTCGAATTCGTAGAACTTCCACCGGCGATGAACATTCCTACACCTTTACCGTGTTAGATGGAGATTATTGCGTATTCGAATCCGCTCCTACCGCAGCGCCTAACCTAGGCGGTCTGACCCAAATGGACGCTACCTGCGAGCAATTGGCGATTCAAAAAGGCCTTCCTAGAGTTCCGGTTAAGTACAAGGCCATGGTAGCGGCCGTTTCCGCAAGCCAAGGAAATCGAAATCCGGGAGAAGCTCTTTCTTCTACCTCATTCTTCCGATCCGGTAAGAAATATGTACGCCAACAAGCCGACGGGTCTTGGGTAAAGATCTTTCAGAATTCAGGAAGTTGGCCCCCCAATACTTGGACGCCGGGGGTAAATTTCGATAACCCTTTTAGCGAAACCTCTAACGGATACTGGACCGGAATGAACTCCGGATGGGGTTCCCAAACCTTCGAATCTTGCATGAATCCGGAAGGCTCGGAGAGCTGGAAACCGAGTACGACTTCCACCGATTCGGGAGCCATCGGAGCGCCGAGCATTTCTCCGAACGATGCAGCCCGTGCAAATATACAAACCTGCTCTAGTGCTACGGAATCGCCTTCTACCTTCATTTGCGTGTATTCTCCTTAA